A stretch of DNA from Rhizobacter sp.:
CACCCGCCAGCAGCTCGAAGAAGCCGTCTACGGCGGCGAGAGTTCGATCGAGAGCAACACCGTCGCCGTCTACGTGCACCAGCTGCGCAAGAAGCTCGGCGACGACCTCATCGTCACCGTGCACGGCCACGGCTACAAACTCAATTCCACGCCATGAAGATCTTCAAGACCAGCTCCATGCGCGTGCGCCTGCTGATCGGCCTGATGGTGGCGAGCCTGGGCTTCTGGGGCGCGTGGTTCGCGGTGCAGGCGATGCTGATGTCGAGCCAGCAAAACAACCGCTGGGACGCGTCGATGCAGGCCGTGGGCCAGCAGATCCTGATGTCGATGCCGGCACTGCACCCGGGCGGCTCCAGCGAACCGGCGTTCCAGCTGCCCTCGCAGGTGCACGTGCAGCCGCAGCTCTTGAGCTTCCAGGTGTGGACGCGCGACGGCCGCTCGGTGCTGCGCTCGTCCAATTCACCGCTCGAACCCTGGGCGCCGCTCAGCTTCGACCAGCCCGAAGCCTTCCACGGCGTGGAGGTGAAGGGCGTGGAGTGGCGCGTGTACACCATCAACGACGCGAGCGGCCGGCTGCAGGTGCAGGTGGGCAAGTCGCAGCCGCAGCTGCTGAGCCTCATCAAGTTGTGGCTCGGCTACAGCATCGGCACCATCCTCCTGCTGATGGCGCTGCTGGCCGGCGTGACGTGGACCATCATCTGCTGGTCGGTCGCCCCGGTGCAGGCTGCACGCGAAGCCATCGAAGCCCGCGACCCGCTCGACCTCAAGCCGCTCGAAGTCCACGACCTGCCCAGCGAGGTGAAGCCGCTGGTCGAAGCCTTCAACGCGCAGCTGCTTCGGCTCGAAGCCGCGCTGCAAGGTGAGCGGCGCTTCCTGGCCGACGCCGCGCACGAGCTGCGCACCCCGCTGGCCGCACTGATGGCGCAGGCGCAACTGGTGAAGTCGGCCACCACGCTGGAAGAGAGCCACGCCTCGCTCGCACCGCTCATCAGCGGCATCGAGCGCACCGCGCGCCTCACCGAGCAGCTGCTCGACCTCGCCCGGCTCGATGCGATCGAGCACCCGGGTGGGCGCCCACCCGTGCCCTTGCACGAGATCGTCTCGCTGGTGGTGCGCGACTTCGACCTCACCGCGCAGGCCTCCAACCAGCGCCTGCAACTGCGCGCCGAACCCTGCCACGCGCACCTCGACGTCGACACCGTGGGCGTGCTGCTGCGCAACCTGATCGACAACGCCCTGCGCTACGCCGGCCCCGGCGCGCGTGTGGAGGTGAGCTGCCGAGAGCAGGAAATGCCCGACCGCCGCCGCATCGTGCTCAGCGTGCACGACGACGGCCCGGGGGTGCCCGAGGCCGAGCACCAGCGCATCTTCGACCGTTTCTACCGCGTGCCCGGCACACCGGGGCGCGGCAGCGGCATCGGGCTCTCGCTGGTGGCGCGCATCGCGAGCCTGCACGATGCCGAGTGCGAGGTGGGCCCTGGCCTTGGCGGGCGCGGGTTCGGCATCACGCTGTACTTCCAGCTGGCGAGCTTCGGACCCGCCGCCTCGCAGCCCCCCTCGCGGCCCGCGGCACCGTCGCTCGACGTGTCGCAGGCCAGCACCTGAGTCTCAGGGCTTGAACACCGGGCGCATGAAGCTGCGCTCGTAGCTCACGATGCAGCGGGTGTCGTTGGCGTACTGGAAGGCCACCTGGCAGTCGGGGTCCTTGAACGACTTCTTGCGGTACTGCTCGTACTCGGCGAGCGACGGGAAGGAGAACAGCGTCAGCGCGATGTTGTTGGCCCCTTCCGACGGCAGGAAGCAGCCGTGGTAGGTGCCGCCGAACTTCTGGATCAGCGGCATCCACAGCTTGCTGTAGTGCTCGAATTCCTTGAGCTTGTACGGGTCGATGACGTAGCGCAGGTAGACGGTGATCATGGCGGTGTCTCCGGGTTCAGCAGCGTGAGGTGGCACAGGCGCTCCATCTCGGCGGCCCAGCGGCGCATCTGCGCGTCGTCGAGCCGCACGAGCATCGCATAGCGCCGCCCGCCCCACACCGCCAGGTGCAGCGCCTGCACCGTCTCGGGCGAAGGCTGGTGCGGCAGGTCGGTGCAGGCGTCGAACACACGCTGCCACATCGCACACAGCTCCTCGTGTGCGCGCCGCTGGTGCTTGGGCTCGGCCACCTGCGGCTCGATGGCCAGCATGTCGGGGTGGAACCACGATGGCGGCTCGGCGCTCACGCCACAGGCCAGCTCCACCAGCACGTGCAGGCGCTCGCGCCAGCCAAGCCCGGCCGGCTGCACGGCTTGCGCGTCGACCGCGTGGATCAAGGCCTCGATGCAGTGGCGCACATAGCCCGAGTGCAGCGCGGCCTTGCTCGGGAAGTAGTCGTACAGCGTGCCCACCGCGATGCCCGCCTCCAGCGCCACCGCGCGGGTGGTGAGCCGGGCCCAGCCGTCGCGCTGCCAAATCCGAACAAAGGCGTCGAAGATGGCCTGCACCGTGACCTTGGCGCGGGCCTGCGTCGGCCTTTTCAGGGGCTTGGCCTTGGGGGCTGCGGGGGCTGTGCTCATGAGGGTGGGTTTCCGAACCCGCGCAGTGTCCGGCCCTCCTACAGTTTTGGCTATCCCATACGAGACGCCAGGAGACCCACCGTGACCCACACCCTCACCCAGCTGCAAAGCGACAAGAAGAACCTCGGCCGCACCCGCGTGGTCGAGAAGCCCATCCCTGCCCTCAAGCCCGGCGAAGCGCTGCTCAAGATCGACCGCTTGGCCGTGACCTCCAACAACATCACCTACGCCGCCTTCGGCGAGGTGCCGCACCTGCGCTACTGGAGCTTCTACCCCACGGGTGACGACGCCTGGTTCCACATGCCCGCCTGGGGGTTCGCCGAGATCGTCGAGACCACCGTCGAAGGCCTCGCCGTCGGCGAGCGCTTCTACGGCTTCTGGCCCATCGCGAGCCACGTGGTCATGCAGCCGGTGCGCGTGAGCGAACGCGGCTTCTACGACGGCACGCCGCACCGCCTGGAGCTGACCTCGGCCTACAACCAGTACCAGCGCGTGACCACCGACGCCGCCTACCGCAAGGCCGACGAGAACTACCAGATGCTGACGCGCCCGCTCTTCATCACCTCGTTCATGCTGGCCGACTTCCTGGAAGACAACAGCTTCTTCGGCGCGAAGCAGATCGTCGTCTCCAGCGCATCGAGCAAGACGGCCTACGGCACCGTGTTCTGCTTCCAGGACCTGAAGAACCTGAGCCTCGTGGGCCTCACCTCCGGCGGCAACGTCGGCTTCGTCGAGGGCCTGGGCTGCTACCACCGCACGCTCGACTACAAGTCGCTGGAGACGCTCGACAAGACCCTGCCCACGCTCTACGTCGACTTCTCGGGCGACAACGAGCTGCGCCGCCGCGTGCACGAGCACTTCGGGGCTTCGCTCACCTACAGCTGCTACGCCGGCTCGGCCCAGTCGCACGACCACCTGGGCAACGCGCCCGAGGTGCCGGGCCCGAAGCCGCAGCCCTACTTCGCGCCCTACCAGATCAAGAAGCGCAACGCCGACTGGGGCGCGGCCGAGGTCACGCGCAAGTTCAACGAAGCGCAGCTGGCGTTCATCCGCCGCGTGAGCGATGCGCAGAAGCCGTGGATGGGCGTGAAGGAACACAAGGGCTTCGGCGCCGGGCAAGACCTGGTCGACGCCCTCGTGGCCGGCCGCATCGACCCGAAGGACGGGCACGTGGTGGTGCTGGGCTGAGACCGCCGTGGCCGGCGCCGGGGTGTCGCCTCCACGATTGCGAGGCACACCGCGGGCCGGCAGACTCCGGGCTCGGTTCAACCCACCCCACCGGAGTCCCCCATGACCTTCTCGCTCCACGCCGCCACCGTGCAACCCATGCTGCAGGTGCTCGGCTCCGTGACCCAGCTCGTGCACAAGGCCGAGGCCTGGTGCGCCGAGCACGGGGTGGCCGAGCGCGAGATCATCGCGGCGCGCCTCGCGCCCGACATGCTGCCCTTCACCTACCAGGTCAAATCGGCCGCCGAGCATTCGTGGGGCGCCCTCAACGCGGTGCGGGAAGGGTTCGCGACGCCCAGCCTCGAAGCCCCGCCCAAGACCTTCGCGGGCCTGCTTGAAAAGCTCGATGCTGCGCGCCTTGGCCTGGCTGCGCTCACGCCCGCCGAGGTCGACGGCCTCGTCGGCAAAGACGTGCGCTTCGAGTTCAAGGGCGTGCACCGCGAGTTCCTGGCCGAGGGCTACCTGATGTCCTACGCCCTGCCGAACTTCTACTTCCACGCGGTCACCGCCTACGACCTGCTGCGTGCCCGCGGCCTCGCCATCGGCAAGAAGGACTTTTTGGGCGAGCTGCGGGTCAAGGGCTGACTCGCGTCGCCACGAACCCGTTCGCACTGAGCCCGTCGAAGTGCCGGCTTGGCACAGGCCTTGCGGAAGGCGGCTCCCATGACCGACACGAAAAGCCCACCCTCTGCTGTGGAGCCCCGGCGCGTGCCCGGGCACGAGCGCTTCGCCTACAGCGGCATCCGCCAGCGCCCCGCCGGCCGCTGGCCGAACGGCAGCCGGCTGGCGGTGTACCTGGCGCTGAACATCGAGCACTTCGCCTTCGCCGACGGCCCGGGCGCCTGCATCGGCCTGCCCTTGCCGCACCCCGACGTGCTGAACCACAGCTGGCGCGACTACGGCAACCGCATCGGCGCGTGGCGCTGCCTCGACCTGTTCGACAGCCTGGCGCTGCCGTCTGCGGCGCTCATCAACACCTCGCTGTACCAGCACGCGCCGGAGCTGGTCGCTGCCTGCGTGGCGCGCGGCGATGAGCTGGTGGCCCACGGGCACACCAACAGCGAGCGGCAAGGTGGCATGGCGCTGGAAGAAGAGTCTTCGCTCATCGCGTGTTGCCGTGACGAGATGCAGCAGAAGTCGGGCACCGCGCCGGCGGGCTGGCTCTCGCCGTGGATCTCGGAGAGCCTGCACACGCCCGACCTGCTGGCCGCGCATGGCTACCGCTACACGCTCAATTGGTGCCACGACGACCAGCCCACCCGCCTGCGCACGGCGCACGGGCCGCTGTGGTCGATTCCGTACCCGCAGGAGCTGAACGACATCCCGATGATCGTGGGCCGCCAACTCGACGCGAAGGACTTCGCGCAGATGATCGTCGACAACTTCGATGAGATGCGCGAGCAGGCGACGACGCAACCGCTGGTGATGGGCATCGCACTCCACCCCTACCTCGTCGGCCAGCCCTACCGGCTGCGGCACCTGCGCAAAGCCCTGCAGCACCTGGTGGCCGCGCGCGACGACGGCGACGTGTGGTTCACCACGCCGGGCGCGATCTGCCAAGCCGCCGACCAGATAAGCGACTTGTTCCCGAAAGCCATGCCATGACCACCGAAGTCGATTTCTCCGCCATCGGCGCCTACGAACGCTACAAGCTGATGGCCAGCCTGATCGTGCCGCGGCCCATCGCGCTCATCACCACGCTCAGCGAAGACGGCGTCGTCAACGCCGCCCCGTTCAGCATGTTCAACATGCTGGGCGAGGAGCCTCCGATCGTGATGGTGAGCATCAACCGCCTGAACGACGGCGAGCTGAAGGACACCGCCGCACATATTGCGCGCACCGGCGAATTCGTCGTTCACATCGCCGACGAGGCCATCGCCGCGCAGATGCATCACTGCGGCGAGCGCCACCCGCGCAACGTGAGCGAGTTGCAGCAGGTCGGCC
This window harbors:
- a CDS encoding sensor histidine kinase N-terminal domain-containing protein codes for the protein MKIFKTSSMRVRLLIGLMVASLGFWGAWFAVQAMLMSSQQNNRWDASMQAVGQQILMSMPALHPGGSSEPAFQLPSQVHVQPQLLSFQVWTRDGRSVLRSSNSPLEPWAPLSFDQPEAFHGVEVKGVEWRVYTINDASGRLQVQVGKSQPQLLSLIKLWLGYSIGTILLLMALLAGVTWTIICWSVAPVQAAREAIEARDPLDLKPLEVHDLPSEVKPLVEAFNAQLLRLEAALQGERRFLADAAHELRTPLAALMAQAQLVKSATTLEESHASLAPLISGIERTARLTEQLLDLARLDAIEHPGGRPPVPLHEIVSLVVRDFDLTAQASNQRLQLRAEPCHAHLDVDTVGVLLRNLIDNALRYAGPGARVEVSCREQEMPDRRRIVLSVHDDGPGVPEAEHQRIFDRFYRVPGTPGRGSGIGLSLVARIASLHDAECEVGPGLGGRGFGITLYFQLASFGPAASQPPSRPAAPSLDVSQAST
- a CDS encoding NIPSNAP family protein yields the protein MITVYLRYVIDPYKLKEFEHYSKLWMPLIQKFGGTYHGCFLPSEGANNIALTLFSFPSLAEYEQYRKKSFKDPDCQVAFQYANDTRCIVSYERSFMRPVFKP
- a CDS encoding TetR/AcrR family transcriptional regulator — translated: MSTAPAAPKAKPLKRPTQARAKVTVQAIFDAFVRIWQRDGWARLTTRAVALEAGIAVGTLYDYFPSKAALHSGYVRHCIEALIHAVDAQAVQPAGLGWRERLHVLVELACGVSAEPPSWFHPDMLAIEPQVAEPKHQRRAHEELCAMWQRVFDACTDLPHQPSPETVQALHLAVWGGRRYAMLVRLDDAQMRRWAAEMERLCHLTLLNPETPP
- a CDS encoding DUF2855 family protein, translating into MTHTLTQLQSDKKNLGRTRVVEKPIPALKPGEALLKIDRLAVTSNNITYAAFGEVPHLRYWSFYPTGDDAWFHMPAWGFAEIVETTVEGLAVGERFYGFWPIASHVVMQPVRVSERGFYDGTPHRLELTSAYNQYQRVTTDAAYRKADENYQMLTRPLFITSFMLADFLEDNSFFGAKQIVVSSASSKTAYGTVFCFQDLKNLSLVGLTSGGNVGFVEGLGCYHRTLDYKSLETLDKTLPTLYVDFSGDNELRRRVHEHFGASLTYSCYAGSAQSHDHLGNAPEVPGPKPQPYFAPYQIKKRNADWGAAEVTRKFNEAQLAFIRRVSDAQKPWMGVKEHKGFGAGQDLVDALVAGRIDPKDGHVVVLG
- a CDS encoding DUF1993 domain-containing protein, with the protein product MTFSLHAATVQPMLQVLGSVTQLVHKAEAWCAEHGVAEREIIAARLAPDMLPFTYQVKSAAEHSWGALNAVREGFATPSLEAPPKTFAGLLEKLDAARLGLAALTPAEVDGLVGKDVRFEFKGVHREFLAEGYLMSYALPNFYFHAVTAYDLLRARGLAIGKKDFLGELRVKG
- a CDS encoding polysaccharide deacetylase family protein, with amino-acid sequence MTDTKSPPSAVEPRRVPGHERFAYSGIRQRPAGRWPNGSRLAVYLALNIEHFAFADGPGACIGLPLPHPDVLNHSWRDYGNRIGAWRCLDLFDSLALPSAALINTSLYQHAPELVAACVARGDELVAHGHTNSERQGGMALEEESSLIACCRDEMQQKSGTAPAGWLSPWISESLHTPDLLAAHGYRYTLNWCHDDQPTRLRTAHGPLWSIPYPQELNDIPMIVGRQLDAKDFAQMIVDNFDEMREQATTQPLVMGIALHPYLVGQPYRLRHLRKALQHLVAARDDGDVWFTTPGAICQAADQISDLFPKAMP
- a CDS encoding flavin reductase family protein produces the protein MTTEVDFSAIGAYERYKLMASLIVPRPIALITTLSEDGVVNAAPFSMFNMLGEEPPIVMVSINRLNDGELKDTAAHIARTGEFVVHIADEAIAAQMHHCGERHPRNVSELQQVGLTTQPSRRVAPPRIAEAPVAFECKLWETLETESRQIFIGRVLWLHAREGLIDTERWRVKLSEYFPVGRFGASFYTGTRERFALDQPAPEGGGNAHGAEPIDAL